The Haliotis asinina isolate JCU_RB_2024 chromosome 3, JCU_Hal_asi_v2, whole genome shotgun sequence genome segment AAAAGTCCATCTGTGCAGTGAATAAGAGAAACAAGATTTTGTTTTGATGACTGTGTTTTAATGTGACGTATTTCAAAGCATATACAATAAATAATGCGCATATTGATGATATAGATGAATTGTGACAGTAGAACAGCAGTCTTAGTAGTAGCCATATCCAACACCTGAAACACAAAGAAGAGATATAAGAAGAAGATGCTtattgtcaatttcacaatgtcatTTCTTACGAGTTGTTATCATTTACATATTGCCTCATCCACACTGATTAGATGTTTCACATATGACGAATTAAAGTGTAAAATGACTCTCTTAAAATATGTCCAAGTACTAGCTAAACTGTACATTGACGGGTTATGATTATTCTCAGTACgcattttctagtgtcccccgccgtgataacgctggaatattgctaaaagcggcgtaaaaccaaactcactcactcactattctcagTACAATCATATTGGCATTTACCTTTTCCCAAAGCTCCAATTCCTCCGTACACTCCTGGCAGTCCGTAGCCTCCAAATACACCACCAAGGCCGTAGCCTCCGTACACACCGCCAATTCCGTGGCCTCCGTACACACCTCCAATTCCATAGCCTGGGTACAGACCTGGCACTCCATAACCTCCGTACACACCTCCCAATCCGTAGCCACTGTAAAGGGCAGCCTTTCCATACAGTCCAGTCATGCCATAGCCCAAAGGCTCAGCAAAGGCAGTCACAGCCAAACAGGCAACGAGGGTGATAATTTTCATCATTGTGGAAGGCTGAAAGGGAAGTTTACAGTTTCACTCATTATCAAAGTCTACTCACACTTCTTACACATTTCCTTCAACGAAATCGGCACTTCATCCTACTCACCGTCGGTATTTTACATTTCTCGTTGTGTTGGTTGAAACAGGACTTTCGCTGCTCGATTTGACCCAGAGTTCATGGATCGCAAAACAACAATCAGATTTGGGGGACTCAATCAGTATTGCAAATAGTGGCCAGTAAAAGTTCGAAATCACCGAACAGCTTTATATCCTCACTACTTCTCATCAAACAGTAACgtgaaatattgcttttaaaGGGACAGACTAAAAGCTACATAAAACGCAAAGCATCTGATACTTACAGAGTGTCTTGATTAGACGACAAATACTGGTGTAGAGAGGCAAGAACAGTGATAGCCAGCACTTCAAAACTAGACGTTTATATACATCTGCATTCAGTTCACACCCGGAATTGATTTATTACAAGCAGATTATCTAATTTCAGCTCTAGTTGCAACTCCTTCATTATTCTTCATAGTTGTTCCGTGTTGCTATGCCTTCGGGGATTATGTCCAATGCAATGTATGTGTGTAGGAGCGGGCGAATGATTGGGGAAGTGATTgcaacactgacaaatgagccGTGACGTAATTATGCCCATTTAAGTGGTTTCCAGTGTATAAATATTAGCATCACCAGTGTCATTGTCTATCCAGTCTTATTGGCAAATTTCTTTCCATCCCTAATCTGAAAGGAACGTTTTTATCACACACAAACTGGTTAATGGGTACTAGAATtataatttgtatcctgaacgaCAGTGTGTAATTCATTTCTCAAATGGTTACTCGATAAACTaatcattttgtaaaacaaaggCATTCTCATATCTGCCTACATAGAGACTTACCTTCTATATATATGGTCCCGCCATTCTTTTCTTTCTCATACGTTTGTATCAAATGCATGGCTTTCGGAAGAGCTCATCATTCTGCccatatattttcaagaattcGGTTTGGGTTCAACTTGGTTCCGTGTTCCTGAGCTGTCAATCCTTATCATTGATGCTCATCCTACTTCTGTTGTGTGGATAATAATTAGTTGACTTCCACTACAACTACCCTCTAGCATCAGTTTACTTATGTGTGGTACAACCAATATATCAAATGTGATGTCTCACgctgttctctctctctctctctctttctctctctttctctctctctctgtgtgtgtgtgtgtgtgtctgtctctctctaaCTCTCACtgttctctctctgtgtctgtctatctatctttctatctgtctgtctctttTTTCTACCTCTATCTCTCTCCGCAGGACATATGTACACCCTTGTAGTTGCGGATTGACAAGAAGTTGTCACGTCATTCAGGCATCGCTCTCAACATACATTCCATAATTTACCGAATATCAGTACTCATTGTGTACATGTTTCTCAATATTCGATTGAAGCATCCATGATGCACTAATGTATAATACGGTTAAATACAGTGTAGAAATTCTCACTTGTCAGGAAGAGATTTTAATTGATTCATATGCCGCGTAATCTGCAGATGAAATATGCACTTCACAGATGGTGCACTCGTGTGTCACAGTAAAATGTGGATTTCGTCCAGGAGGAAGAAGTATTTCATTGGTTACAAGGAAACGAGACAGTAGCTCTTAAATAGTCTTCATGTATCATAAATACTGCAAAAAGAATTATGCAACTGAAGGTATGGCTAgtgattcagtgttttgtttaaggACACGGGAAAAGGGTAAGTGTAGAATGGTAAAGCTacaggtgggtaggtaggtaggggtTAGTACGGTGGTATGAGGACACATGACAGATGTTTTGACTGGACATTGTCATTTTTGTACAGATGGCATACAGATTCACgatggcagaatgtcatcaATAGCATATTTCATGGACTTCATGTGTTATAGTGTGTGTTATGATGGTATAAACGTAACATGGACACGGGTAAGGACACAGATGTCCATCGGGCTGCTTGAACACAGGGCGTCAAAGCATGAGTATGGAAATATTTGGAGTCATCTTGTCTTCCTTTGGTTGATGCAATTACTTAAACCgttttgaatttgacaacaaataccTGCTTCCCATATGCCAGTCCAGCGTGAAGATCGAGGCAGCCAAAGTAAATAAAAGCGATACaaccattttcataatcatGGCATTCTTTACTATGGCATAGTCCAATACACGATTCCAACAGTATTCTTAATGTACAGTGATAAGAGACAATTCATGTAAGGAAATTTATTGTATATAAAGTCTTAATTGGTTGTTTATGCTTTGTGTAGCCCACTGCAGTGATTATGATATgaactgtattgattttcaaagattataaagtatattttaaaacactttaCACGTTGTACATTCAGGACAACTCTCGTGtgactgaaatgtatttatcaaaCCAAATTAATCAACGTGATAAATTGAAAAAGATCAACCTGGAGAGGTGTCATTACAGACGTTCTAAAACTACCACTCGATTTGAAGTGACTTCTGTAATCTACTAAGGTAGCTTCAAAGAAAATGCTCCCCCATGCTCGTCTCCCTTACCATCTTGGTGATAAACATGtatggttttcatttaattcttggtatatcattgtgcccatgtgattcCCTCAAAGGGAAAGGTTCTTCTTGTGCAACAAAAGTCCATCTGTGCAGTGAATAAGAGAAACAAGATTTTGTTTTGATGACTGTGTTTTAATGTGACGTATTTCAAAGCATATACAATAAATAATGCGCATATTGATGATATAGATGAATTGTGACAGTAGAACAGCAGTCTTAGTAGTAGCCATATCCAACACCTGAAACACAAAGAAGAGATATAAGAAGAAGATGCTtattgtcaatttcacaatgtcatTTCTTACGAGTTGTTATCATTTACATATTGCCTCATCCACACTGATTAGATGTTTCACATATGACGAATTAAAGTGTAAAATGACTCTCTTAAAATATGTCCAAGTACTAGCTAAACTGTACATTGACGGGTTATGATTATTCTCAATACgcattttctagtgtcccccgccgtgataacgctggaatattgctaaaagcggcgtaaaaccaaactcactcactcactattctcagTACAATCATATTGGCATTTACCTTTTCCCAAAGCTCCAATTCCTCCGTACACTCCTGGCAGTCCGTAGCCTCCAAATACACCACCAAGGCCGTAGCCTCCGTACACACCGCCAATTCCGTGGCCTCCGTACACACCTCCAATTCCATAGCCTGGGTACAGACCTGGCACTCCATAACCTCCGTACACACCTCCCAATCCGTAGCCACTGTAAAGGGCAGCCTTTCCATACAGTCCAGTCATGCCATAGCCCAAAGGCTCAGCAAAGGCAGTCACAGCCAAACAGGCAACGAGGGCGATAATTTTCATCATTGTGGAAGGCTGAAAGGGAAGTTTACAGTTTCACTCATTATCAAAGTCTACTCACACTTCTTACACATTTCCTTCAACGAAATCGGCACTTCATCCTACTCACCGTCGGTATTTTACATTTCTCGTTGTGTTGGTTGAAACAGGACTTTCGCTGCTCGATTTGACCCAGAGTTCATGGATCGgaaaacaacaatcacatttggAGGACTCAATCAGTATTGCAAATAGTGGCCAGTAAAAGTTCGAAATCACCGAACAGCTTTATATCCTCACTACTTCTCATCAAACAGTAACgtgaaatattgcttttaaaGGGACAGACTAAAAGCTACATAAAACGCAAAGCATCTGATACTTACAGAGTGCCTTGATTAGACGACAAATACTGGTGTAGAGAGGTAAGAACAGTGATAGCCACCACTTCAAAACAAGACGTTTATATACATCTGCATTCAGTTCACACCCGGAATTGATTTATTACAAGCAGATTATCTAATTCGGCTCTAATTGGAACTCCTTCATTTTTGTTCATAGTTGTTCCGTGTTGCTATGCCCTCGGGGATTATGTCCAATGCAATGTATGTGTGTAGGAGCGGGCGAATGATTGGGGAAGTGATTgcaacactgacaaatgagccGTGACGTAATTATGCCCATTTAAGTGGTTTCCAGTGTATAAATATTAGCATCACCAGGGTCATTGTCTATCCAGTCTTATTGGCAAATTTCTTTCCATCCCTAATCTGAAAGGAACGTTTTTATCACACACAAACTGGTTAATGGGTACTAGAATtataatttgtatcctgaacgaCAGTGTGTAATTCATTTCTCAAATGGTTACTCGATAAACTaatcattttgtaaaacaaaggCATTCCCATATCTGCCTACAAAGAGGCTTACCTTCTACATATATGGTCCCGCCATTCTTTTCTTTCTCATACGTTTGTATCAAATGCATGGCTTTCGGAAGAGCTCATCATTCTGCccatatattttcaagaattcGGATTGGGTGACTCCGTGTTGCTGAGCCTTTGATCCTGATAATTGATACACATCCTACTTCTATTGTTTCGACAAAGGTTCCTTTGATATAGAACTCTCGGACTGACTGTATCTGATGGGGAGAGTCTGTGACTATGAATCCAATATTACTACTCTCTCATTACGAAGAGCTCATTATTATTTTGTCCTGAACTGTCCAGGAAATACCATAATAATGTATGTTACTTTATGTAAAGTTCATTTGTTTACTTACTGTTTTCTTACTTTTATCTAACAGTTACAATCATTGAATATACTGGTTTCTCTTTAATTCACCTTTAACCCTTTGTTCTTCTGGTTAATTAGTTGTCTCTATTAAGTAGCATTAGAAAAATAATGACGAAACTGGCATCTCTCTAATC includes the following:
- the LOC137278801 gene encoding shematrin-like protein 1; protein product: MMKIITLVACLAVTAFAEPLGYGMTGLYGKAALYSGYGLGGVYGGYGVPGLYPGYGIGGVYGGHGIGGVYGGYGLGGVFGGYGLPGVYGGIGALGKGVGYGYY